One region of Methanococcus voltae genomic DNA includes:
- a CDS encoding tyrosine-type recombinase/integrase yields MKEVKRLIAFNRNEQYNIEEYVERYKYERELDGIAKSTLQIDVTKLKVFLRYCNLTLKRKPENLTKLDFGKFFMYLSNERKIAKNTEIRYYNLLVMFYKVMKFDNFEEFETECKERKRFKKFDKKHYDYVTTQDMDLIFQKLYNKNNYTQDRDAVLLRTLWDTGCRVSEILNSRLKDYDSKNGVIVITKSKNYTERRVILANDTKEALNYIITKNRNKNDNDYLFQKLNGEQINRNAIYRVFNACVKELKAEGKLAKNRRIVLHSIRHGCCVNLLTKGVNLDEVSRYMGHNRVETTMIYAHNRERTNESLNNIKNIL; encoded by the coding sequence ATGAAAGAGGTAAAACGATTAATCGCATTCAATAGAAACGAACAGTATAATATCGAGGAATACGTGGAAAGATACAAATATGAACGTGAACTTGACGGTATTGCTAAAAGCACACTTCAAATCGATGTAACTAAACTAAAAGTATTCCTTAGGTATTGTAACTTAACATTAAAACGAAAACCTGAAAATCTAACAAAATTAGATTTTGGAAAGTTCTTTATGTATTTATCAAATGAACGAAAGATTGCTAAAAATACAGAAATAAGGTATTATAACCTTTTAGTGATGTTTTACAAAGTTATGAAGTTTGATAACTTTGAAGAATTTGAAACAGAGTGTAAAGAACGTAAACGGTTTAAAAAGTTCGATAAGAAGCATTACGATTATGTAACTACTCAAGATATGGACTTAATATTCCAAAAACTCTATAATAAAAATAATTACACCCAGGATAGGGATGCAGTTCTTCTAAGAACTTTATGGGATACTGGATGCAGAGTTTCAGAAATTCTCAATAGTAGACTGAAAGATTACGATAGTAAAAATGGAGTAATTGTAATAACTAAATCCAAGAACTACACCGAAAGAAGGGTAATATTAGCAAATGATACCAAAGAAGCTTTAAACTATATTATTACAAAGAATAGAAATAAAAATGATAATGATTACTTATTTCAGAAGCTTAACGGTGAGCAAATAAATAGAAATGCAATATATCGAGTTTTTAACGCTTGTGTTAAGGAACTGAAGGCAGAAGGTAAACTTGCTAAAAATAGGAGAATTGTGTTACATTCCATAAGACACGGTTGTTGTGTAAATCTACTAACGAAAGGGGTTAATTTAGATGAAGTAAGTAGATATATGGGACATAATAGGGTAGAAACTACAATGATTTACGCACACAATCGAGAAAGGACAAATGAAAGTTTAAATAATATAAAAAATATCTTATAG
- a CDS encoding DUF2080 family transposase-associated protein has protein sequence MVIITKERLIKPRGNGAEIAISRKYLGKLGIGIILEDENELKKLKNDLINLGYELEV, from the coding sequence ATGGTAATAATAACAAAAGAGAGACTTATAAAACCAAGGGGCAACGGGGCAGAAATTGCAATATCTCGTAAATATTTAGGTAAATTAGGCATAGGAATTATTTTAGAAGATGAAAACGAACTTAAAAAGTTAAAAAATGACTTAATAAACTTAGGTTATGAATTGGAGGTTTAA
- a CDS encoding DUF2080 family transposase-associated protein — translation MASTSKIDANVYWGVIAQHGNSARFSMPKSEIDKEAILIVLPDNQYLKDRIIESLVEKEPEEA, via the coding sequence ATGGCAAGTACATCAAAAATTGATGCTAACGTTTACTGGGGAGTAATTGCTCAACACGGTAATTCTGCAAGATTTTCAATGCCAAAATCTGAAATTGATAAAGAAGCGATTTTAATCGTATTACCTGATAATCAATACCTTAAAGATAGAATTATCGAGTCTTTAGTTGAAAAAGAACCCGAAGAGGCTTAA
- a CDS encoding ArsR family transcriptional regulator, which yields MLLKILTKKSVKEILYLINDNEEMYWGQIQELLGVDGSNLSKVLSLLVKNGILSKRRILKGDSMPYSYFKLTKKGKTALKLYEIGELLDDNQDIKIAVSNADDDDLSDNKNSSISNSYNNVGTESVIVTNSKNINVKK from the coding sequence TTGTTATTAAAAATATTGACTAAAAAAAGTGTCAAAGAAATTTTATATTTAATAAATGATAATGAAGAAATGTATTGGGGACAAATTCAAGAATTATTAGGGGTAGATGGAAGTAATCTAAGTAAAGTACTTTCATTATTGGTTAAAAATGGCATACTATCTAAAAGAAGAATATTAAAAGGCGATAGTATGCCCTATTCATATTTTAAATTAACTAAAAAAGGTAAAACTGCACTTAAACTTTATGAAATTGGCGAGCTATTAGACGATAATCAAGATATAAAAATAGCCGTTTCAAACGCTGATGATGACGATTTATCAGATAATAAAAATAGTTCTATTTCAAATTCATATAATAACGTAGGAACTGAAAGCGTAATAGTTACAAACTCTAAAAACATAAATGTAAAAAAATAA
- a CDS encoding recombinase family protein codes for MKIGYARVSTKEQNIEKYIEELKKVGCEKIYFEKISGGKSERPEFNKMMETIRENDIVVVSDLTRLSRSMKDLITTMELFKSKGVQLKSLKEAWIDTTTAQGELMFNIFSALAEFERKLIKERTKNGLDVARSRGRVGGRPKVDLGKVEMAIKLYNSGECTLKEIKEITGVSKTTLYRYLEK; via the coding sequence ATGAAAATTGGTTATGCAAGAGTTTCAACCAAGGAACAGAATATTGAAAAGTATATTGAAGAACTTAAAAAAGTAGGTTGTGAAAAAATCTATTTTGAAAAGATTTCTGGAGGTAAATCAGAACGTCCAGAATTCAATAAAATGATGGAAACTATTAGGGAGAATGATATTGTTGTAGTTTCTGATTTAACTCGTTTATCTCGTAGTATGAAAGATTTAATTACTACGATGGAGCTTTTTAAATCAAAAGGTGTTCAATTAAAAAGTTTAAAAGAAGCTTGGATTGATACAACAACTGCACAGGGTGAGTTAATGTTTAATATATTTTCCGCTTTGGCAGAATTTGAACGTAAATTAATAAAAGAAAGAACTAAAAACGGTTTAGATGTTGCACGTTCACGTGGTAGAGTTGGGGGTCGTCCGAAGGTTGATTTAGGTAAGGTAGAAATGGCCATTAAACTTTATAATTCGGGTGAATGTACATTAAAAGAAATAAAAGAGATTACTGGGGTAAGTAAAACTACTTTGTATAGATATTTGGAAAAATAA
- a CDS encoding PKD domain-containing protein, translated as MKLKSLLFLTIILFSISFCNAEQCYYHYDSDNQLLTFKISSIPANSNVTYYVSEDVNSANYNNPNEVYEFYCDADTYDANDWTLGYDATTTIASGRVYLHSNQAKGNMHTKTMYTPNTRLKMNGQIISGTYFGFINDYRLEAGTIPNYQYIYTDCYDSRFRQFYYESSAYTQFITGAIDENNDRLFTIDWYPDKIVSSVNKISVYKDKTIGNTQYVIYRLDAFSSTSFKYMAVQKINQNVEITNTLEDGKLRVNITNNNDFGLSDYQIDMYIPHMYPTSNNFQITNMPYIIDEGLQIQKDKEVINLGDSVQFSVSSNYNIDHYEWDFGDGTTESTTSNIISHTYAKSGNYIIICKAILTNGDVKYNTIDVIVGNEISNAEINFIDELTGNAPSNLSINGVLFTNNNYLINISNNTSYNVTYPEYTIITFTSSDGLIRQVETTNLSSYDILLPPANTYVVQYNIISYSDDKIEVKTTDLKTINVGNKDVVAHLMKGKTYNIFVNGNLYKQIIAKDPDTIYINQNANQEIGSIFDNKLSERIEYNIQPNGQYGQYLVVLSNKDKAMGKVIVVTEKNTDTYITYNEINSTFALTQGYNELDASIYRCEENSEILYDIFVNQNYQNYDVAKYTKFQILTKKIYFESYEPPYFTFTFYLVLCFLISAILFVILSASSGNLHLSLLVSSVIFAVVQDIFHIGTIGKISSGLFLSIAILAWVWTVFKRGAENG; from the coding sequence ATGAAACTAAAAAGTTTACTATTTTTAACGATAATTTTATTTTCAATTTCTTTCTGCAACGCAGAACAGTGCTATTATCATTATGATTCGGATAATCAACTTTTAACTTTTAAAATCTCTTCTATTCCTGCAAATAGTAACGTTACTTACTATGTTAGTGAAGATGTAAATTCAGCTAACTATAATAACCCAAATGAGGTTTATGAGTTCTACTGCGATGCAGATACTTATGATGCAAACGATTGGACTTTAGGCTATGATGCAACAACAACTATTGCAAGTGGTAGGGTATATTTACATTCAAATCAAGCAAAGGGTAATATGCACACAAAAACGATGTATACACCTAACACTCGTTTAAAAATGAACGGACAAATTATTTCTGGGACATATTTTGGTTTTATAAATGATTATAGATTAGAAGCTGGCACTATACCTAACTATCAATACATTTACACAGACTGTTATGATTCGAGATTTAGGCAGTTTTACTATGAATCAAGCGCATATACACAATTTATAACGGGGGCGATAGATGAAAATAATGACCGCTTGTTTACAATAGATTGGTATCCTGATAAGATTGTATCTTCAGTGAATAAAATTAGTGTATATAAGGATAAAACAATAGGAAATACTCAATATGTAATATATAGGTTGGATGCTTTTTCTTCAACATCTTTTAAATATATGGCAGTTCAAAAGATTAATCAAAATGTTGAAATTACCAATACTTTAGAAGATGGAAAATTAAGAGTTAATATAACAAATAATAACGATTTTGGATTATCAGATTACCAGATTGATATGTACATACCACATATGTACCCTACATCCAATAACTTTCAAATTACTAATATGCCTTATATTATTGACGAAGGTCTACAAATTCAAAAAGATAAAGAAGTTATTAATTTAGGGGATTCGGTACAATTTTCGGTAAGTTCCAATTATAATATAGACCATTATGAGTGGGATTTTGGAGATGGGACAACTGAATCAACTACTTCAAATATTATATCTCATACTTATGCAAAATCAGGAAATTATATAATTATTTGTAAAGCTATTTTAACAAATGGGGATGTAAAATATAATACTATTGACGTTATAGTAGGGAATGAAATATCAAATGCCGAAATTAATTTTATAGATGAATTAACAGGAAATGCTCCAAGTAATTTATCGATAAACGGTGTTTTATTTACTAACAACAATTATTTAATAAATATATCAAACAATACAAGTTATAATGTAACTTACCCTGAATACACAATAATAACTTTTACATCTTCGGACGGATTAATAAGACAGGTTGAAACTACCAATTTATCAAGTTATGATATATTATTACCGCCCGCAAATACTTATGTTGTGCAATATAATATTATATCATATTCCGATGATAAAATAGAAGTTAAAACAACTGATTTAAAAACAATAAATGTGGGTAATAAAGACGTTGTAGCTCACTTAATGAAAGGTAAAACGTATAATATTTTTGTAAATGGCAATTTATATAAGCAAATAATTGCAAAAGACCCTGATACAATATATATTAATCAAAATGCAAACCAAGAAATTGGAAGTATTTTTGATAATAAATTATCTGAAAGAATTGAATACAATATTCAACCAAACGGGCAGTATGGACAATATTTAGTTGTTTTATCAAACAAAGATAAAGCAATGGGTAAAGTTATTGTAGTTACTGAAAAAAATACTGATACATACATTACATATAACGAAATAAACAGCACTTTTGCATTAACTCAGGGATATAACGAATTAGATGCTTCAATATATCGATGTGAAGAAAATTCTGAAATTTTATATGATATATTTGTAAATCAAAATTATCAAAATTATGATGTAGCAAAATATACTAAATTTCAAATATTAACTAAAAAAATCTATTTTGAATCTTATGAACCGCCTTATTTTACATTTACTTTTTATTTAGTTCTATGCTTTTTGATATCTGCAATATTATTTGTAATTTTATCAGCTTCAAGCGGTAATTTGCATTTATCTTTGTTGGTGTCTTCAGTTATCTTTGCAGTAGTTCAAGATATATTTCATATTGGAACTATTGGTAAAATATCGAGCGGTTTATTTTTATCTATTGCTATATTAGCGTGGGTATGGACAGTTTTTAAAAGGGGTGCAGAAAATGGCTAA
- a CDS encoding ATP-dependent Clp protease proteolytic subunit — MTKTFFLNGRIEEEMVDKLIKFIAENDDVAQECTLWLHSQGGGIAHSMSVINLIESSGIFKKVVCSGEVGSAALNIILSFPKDARFAYDNTVFFTHGICYENGGTVEEYSTLAKFKELYDNITNKYLKNESNDLKKWIEDNKEYNLKLNYISSNEALNMGLITNIIDNTM; from the coding sequence ATGACTAAAACATTCTTTTTAAACGGAAGGATTGAAGAAGAAATGGTTGATAAATTAATAAAATTCATAGCTGAAAACGATGACGTGGCACAAGAATGCACTTTGTGGCTACATTCACAAGGTGGCGGTATTGCACATAGTATGTCTGTAATTAATTTAATAGAGAGCTCAGGGATTTTTAAAAAAGTAGTATGTTCCGGAGAAGTAGGGAGTGCTGCATTAAATATAATATTATCTTTTCCAAAAGATGCAAGATTTGCATATGATAATACAGTATTCTTTACACACGGCATCTGTTATGAAAACGGTGGAACAGTAGAAGAATATTCAACATTAGCGAAATTTAAGGAATTATATGATAATATTACAAATAAATATCTAAAAAATGAATCTAACGATTTAAAAAAATGGATAGAAGATAATAAAGAATACAATTTAAAATTAAATTATATTTCGTCAAATGAAGCATTAAACATGGGGTTAATAACGAATATAATTGATAATACAATGTAA